In Nitrospira sp., one genomic interval encodes:
- a CDS encoding TolC family protein: MMTYGSVTWCVVSLCLWLVLDAGPLLADDSVRRIYTLQDILTLAERHSPTLAGAEGLVKQSRGQQIAAGAYLNPSITGSAGRGAIRDPSTGVRVTERTLLVEQPIEWAGKRSARQEAADAGVAGAGAALDEAKVSLSADVKVAFYQLLYQQRDAELARQHVAAVEEMQRTVQARVAAGEATSFDRLKAGVELQKAQKDLARAQHALLAAGARLNALAAGTLGKGFSIQGEFRSLSQALDPDPLTALAIEQHPAIRRLAKLAEQADHSLRFEREARVPNITLLGSYHREAGDESLVAGISVPLPLWYRRQGEIQTALGAKHRADAERLRVRHELEAAITQHVQEVLTAHEQLQVFDNGLLKQAEQTVALAKMSFRHGAATLLDLLDAQRVYRQTLLEYAQAQSELSIALTRLERSLGAPL, encoded by the coding sequence ATGATGACTTACGGTTCTGTCACATGGTGCGTCGTGTCACTCTGCTTGTGGCTGGTGCTCGACGCCGGTCCGCTCCTGGCGGACGACTCGGTCCGCCGCATCTATACCTTGCAAGACATTCTGACCCTCGCCGAACGGCACAGTCCGACACTCGCCGGCGCCGAAGGCTTGGTCAAACAGAGCCGCGGCCAACAGATCGCCGCGGGCGCCTACCTCAATCCCTCCATCACCGGGAGCGCCGGACGCGGAGCCATCCGCGACCCGAGCACGGGCGTTCGTGTCACCGAACGAACCCTCCTCGTTGAACAACCGATCGAATGGGCAGGCAAACGGTCGGCACGACAGGAGGCCGCCGATGCCGGAGTCGCCGGAGCCGGCGCCGCGTTGGACGAGGCGAAGGTGTCGTTGTCGGCCGATGTGAAGGTAGCTTTCTATCAACTGCTCTATCAGCAGCGTGATGCCGAACTTGCCCGCCAACACGTGGCCGCCGTAGAGGAGATGCAGCGGACGGTCCAGGCACGGGTCGCAGCGGGCGAAGCCACCTCCTTCGACAGGCTGAAGGCGGGCGTCGAACTTCAAAAGGCCCAGAAAGACCTGGCACGGGCGCAGCACGCGTTGCTCGCCGCCGGGGCGCGCCTGAATGCGCTCGCTGCCGGCACGTTGGGGAAGGGCTTTTCCATTCAAGGGGAATTTCGATCCTTGTCGCAGGCGCTGGACCCGGATCCCCTGACGGCCCTCGCGATCGAGCAACATCCCGCCATTCGCCGTTTGGCCAAACTCGCGGAGCAGGCCGATCACAGCCTGCGCTTCGAGCGGGAGGCGCGGGTCCCGAACATCACGCTCCTCGGCAGTTACCACCGGGAGGCCGGCGACGAATCCTTGGTCGCCGGGATCAGCGTGCCCCTGCCGCTCTGGTATCGGCGGCAAGGCGAAATCCAGACGGCGTTGGGCGCCAAACATCGTGCGGATGCCGAACGGCTGCGGGTCCGCCATGAGTTGGAGGCGGCCATCACCCAACATGTCCAGGAGGTGTTGACCGCGCACGAACAATTACAAGTCTTCGACAACGGTCTGCTGAAGCAAGCCGAGCAAACCGTGGCGTTGGCGAAGATGTCGTTCCGTCATGGAGCGGCCACGCTGTTGGATCTGCTCGATGCGCAGCGGGTCTACCGGCAAACCCTGCTCGAATACGCCCAGGCGCAGAGCGAACTGTCGATCGCGCTCACTCGGCTGGAGCGCTCACTGGGCGCTCCGCTGTGA
- a CDS encoding efflux RND transporter periplasmic adaptor subunit, whose translation MSGRRTIIPSCILFLLPFLGACGDQEPRTPASVPAPSTTTGERAQAVIQPPAAVRNHLRIEPVRPQVVPDVITAPGEVALDLKQVAKVTSRIMGQIETIHRRLGDQVRVGQPLADILSLQLDQLIEEYLVGKAQADVAEDTYRRTEQLRKDDIVTERRLIEDRGRYLETKARYQHIREKLLNMGLSRKDLKELEEGLHEQGHRYRVTAPIAGTIVAQQAVLGQGVAAGEPLFEIVDTGRVWVFANLPLEQARRFTLGDIGRITPKGGETVTAPLTYLAPVADETTRTIRLRFEVVNEQSRLKPHEYVDVTLSRPAPPVLAVPLSAVTTVEQQRGLFVEQDQGYSFRPISGGREGGGWIEITSGVAEGERVVVDGVFDLKTLLLKSQIDSGE comes from the coding sequence ATGAGCGGACGACGCACGATCATCCCGAGCTGCATCCTGTTCCTTCTGCCCTTCCTTGGAGCGTGCGGCGATCAAGAACCGCGAACGCCGGCCTCCGTACCCGCACCATCGACCACAACCGGCGAACGCGCACAAGCCGTGATCCAACCGCCGGCCGCCGTCCGGAATCATCTGCGTATCGAACCGGTTCGTCCGCAGGTCGTTCCCGACGTGATCACGGCGCCCGGCGAAGTCGCGTTGGATTTGAAACAGGTGGCCAAGGTCACGTCGCGCATCATGGGCCAGATCGAAACGATCCATCGCCGGCTGGGGGACCAGGTACGAGTCGGTCAACCGCTGGCGGACATCCTCAGCCTCCAGCTCGATCAATTGATCGAAGAATATCTCGTCGGCAAGGCCCAGGCCGATGTGGCGGAAGACACCTATCGGCGGACCGAGCAACTCCGCAAGGACGACATCGTCACGGAGCGTCGCCTCATCGAGGACCGGGGGCGTTACCTGGAGACGAAGGCCCGCTACCAACACATCCGCGAAAAGCTGCTCAACATGGGCTTGTCGCGCAAGGACCTCAAGGAACTCGAAGAAGGCCTGCATGAGCAGGGCCATCGTTACAGGGTCACCGCTCCGATCGCCGGCACCATCGTGGCACAACAAGCCGTGCTCGGCCAGGGCGTGGCCGCGGGAGAGCCACTCTTCGAGATCGTCGATACCGGCCGCGTGTGGGTCTTCGCGAACCTGCCGCTCGAACAGGCGCGCCGATTCACACTGGGCGACATCGGCAGGATCACGCCGAAAGGCGGCGAAACCGTCACAGCCCCGCTCACCTATCTCGCGCCCGTCGCGGATGAGACCACGAGAACCATCCGCCTCCGCTTCGAAGTCGTCAATGAGCAGAGCCGGTTGAAGCCGCACGAATACGTGGACGTGACCCTCAGCCGGCCGGCCCCGCCGGTCTTGGCCGTGCCTCTTTCCGCCGTCACGACCGTCGAGCAGCAACGGGGCCTGTTCGTCGAACAGGATCAGGGCTACTCGTTCCGGCCCATCAGCGGCGGCCGTGAAGGCGGCGGCTGGATCGAAATAACAAGCGGCGTCGCGGAAGGCGAGCGCGTGGTGGTGGACGGAGTCTTCGATCTCAAGACCCTGTTGCTGAAGTCCCAGATCGACTCGGGAGAATGA
- a CDS encoding efflux RND transporter permease subunit, which produces MERLLAFSLRYRFFTLMATLVIIIIGLWSFSRLSLDAVPDLTPVQVQVLTRTPALGPVEVEQFVTFPIEASLNGVPALRELRSVSRYGLSAVTAIFEDYVDIYRARQAVAERLAQAMERIPTEYGRPVMGPLTTGLGEVYQFTVKGPGYSPMALHTLLEWDIALKLRAVPGVVEVNIWGGEPRQFQVIVDPSKLLAYKLTLREVFDALERNNRLAGGGYIERQREQLVIRGEALAAQVQDIERVVISHGPGGVPISIRDLAEVKEGSALRIGAATAMGEGETVIGMVQMLAGENAHDVVARVKARVRDIQASLPAGVTIEPYYDRMHFVEQVITTVRNNLLEGGLLVVALLFLFLGDLRAGLIVASAIPLAMLLAFTGMVQAGLSGNLMSLGAVDFGLLVDGSVVMVDNILRRLAAAQPRTREERAATILAAGREVLRPVTLAVSIIILVYVPILALTGIEGKMFRPMAVTVIMALAGSLVLAMTLTPLLSFWFVREDRHDRETRLVRSLKQLYEPWLRRAVARPIWPAGIAAGLFVVSLALGASLGVEFVPRLEEGDLAIQVWRLPSISLSESVQTALRIEQVLRRFPEVRQVVTRTGSPEVATDVMGVELSDVFVILTPAREWTTAGTREELIEVMRQAIAEAVPGVGLGFTQPIEMRFNELIAGVRSDLAVKIFGADLDLLRRQAERVAQTLQGLPGAADVKVEQVAGLPLLRVIVDRAEIGRYGLTAEDLLTVVRTTRAGQPVGMVIQGPRRFEVVVRLAENLAQDPAALGRLLIPTQHGELVPLSRVADVRLDSGPAQISREHVQRRIVVECNIRGRDLGGFVTEAKGAVARAVTLPPGYELMWGGQYQHLQEAAERLAIVVPLTLLMILSLLSIVFGRLRPALLIFLNVPLALSGGLFALWLRGLPLSISAVIGCLALFGIAVLNAVVLVSHIGQLQVSGMSAEAAVIQGSMDRLRPVLMTALVASLGFVPMAVATGLGAEVQRPLATVVIGGLFTSTVLTLLVLPALYRFVAGPPDIGSSPG; this is translated from the coding sequence ATGGAACGACTCTTGGCGTTTTCACTCCGGTATCGCTTCTTCACCCTGATGGCAACCCTGGTGATCATCATCATCGGTCTCTGGTCCTTCTCGCGACTCAGCCTCGATGCCGTGCCGGACCTGACGCCGGTACAGGTACAGGTCCTGACGAGGACTCCCGCCTTGGGGCCGGTCGAGGTGGAACAATTCGTGACCTTTCCGATCGAGGCGTCGCTGAACGGAGTCCCGGCGCTGCGCGAACTGCGCTCCGTCTCGCGTTATGGCCTCTCCGCCGTCACCGCCATCTTCGAGGACTATGTTGACATCTATCGGGCCAGGCAGGCCGTCGCGGAACGGCTGGCGCAGGCCATGGAGCGCATTCCCACCGAGTATGGCCGGCCCGTCATGGGTCCCCTGACGACCGGCCTCGGCGAGGTGTACCAGTTCACGGTCAAGGGACCGGGGTACAGCCCCATGGCCCTGCATACGCTGCTGGAATGGGACATCGCCCTGAAACTGCGGGCGGTGCCAGGCGTGGTCGAGGTCAACATTTGGGGTGGAGAGCCGCGGCAGTTCCAGGTGATCGTCGATCCCTCGAAACTCCTCGCCTACAAGCTCACCCTGCGGGAGGTCTTCGACGCACTGGAGCGCAACAATCGTCTCGCGGGCGGCGGCTACATCGAACGTCAACGTGAGCAACTGGTGATTCGCGGCGAAGCCCTCGCCGCACAGGTCCAGGACATCGAGAGGGTCGTCATCTCCCATGGGCCCGGCGGCGTGCCGATCTCCATCCGCGATCTTGCCGAAGTAAAGGAGGGTTCGGCGTTGCGGATCGGTGCCGCCACCGCCATGGGCGAAGGTGAAACCGTGATCGGGATGGTGCAGATGCTGGCCGGCGAGAACGCTCACGACGTGGTCGCTCGCGTCAAGGCGCGGGTCCGGGACATCCAGGCCAGCCTCCCGGCGGGCGTGACCATCGAACCCTATTATGACCGCATGCACTTCGTCGAGCAGGTCATCACCACCGTCCGGAACAACTTGCTGGAAGGGGGCTTGTTGGTGGTGGCCCTGCTGTTCCTCTTTCTCGGCGACTTGCGCGCAGGCCTGATCGTCGCCTCGGCCATTCCGCTGGCGATGCTGCTCGCCTTTACCGGCATGGTCCAGGCCGGACTGTCTGGGAACCTCATGAGCCTGGGGGCCGTCGATTTCGGGTTGCTGGTCGACGGGTCCGTCGTCATGGTCGACAACATTCTGCGCCGCCTCGCCGCCGCACAACCCCGGACGCGAGAGGAGCGGGCCGCTACGATTCTGGCCGCCGGGCGCGAAGTGCTGCGGCCGGTGACGCTGGCGGTGAGCATCATCATTCTGGTGTACGTTCCCATCCTGGCGTTGACCGGCATCGAAGGCAAAATGTTTCGCCCCATGGCCGTGACGGTCATCATGGCGTTGGCGGGCTCGCTGGTCCTGGCCATGACCCTCACGCCGCTGCTCTCGTTCTGGTTCGTGCGGGAAGACCGGCACGATCGGGAAACGAGGCTCGTCCGCTCCTTGAAACAACTGTATGAACCCTGGTTGCGCCGGGCGGTCGCGCGGCCGATCTGGCCGGCAGGAATCGCAGCCGGACTGTTCGTCGTGAGTCTCGCGCTCGGCGCCTCCCTGGGCGTGGAATTCGTACCGCGTCTGGAGGAGGGGGATCTCGCGATTCAAGTGTGGCGGTTGCCGAGCATTTCCTTGAGCGAATCGGTCCAGACCGCGTTACGGATCGAGCAGGTGCTCCGGCGGTTCCCCGAAGTCAGGCAGGTCGTCACCAGAACCGGTAGCCCGGAGGTGGCGACGGACGTGATGGGCGTGGAACTGTCGGATGTCTTCGTCATCCTCACGCCGGCGAGGGAATGGACCACGGCCGGCACGCGCGAGGAGTTGATCGAAGTGATGCGGCAGGCCATCGCCGAGGCCGTGCCCGGCGTGGGCCTCGGGTTTACGCAGCCGATCGAGATGCGGTTCAACGAATTGATCGCCGGGGTACGCTCGGATCTGGCCGTGAAAATCTTCGGCGCCGACCTGGACTTGCTTCGCCGGCAGGCCGAACGGGTGGCGCAGACGCTGCAGGGGCTCCCGGGTGCCGCAGACGTGAAAGTCGAACAGGTGGCGGGGCTGCCGCTGCTGCGCGTCATCGTCGACCGCGCGGAGATCGGCCGCTACGGCCTCACGGCCGAGGACCTGCTCACCGTCGTACGGACGACACGCGCGGGCCAACCGGTCGGCATGGTCATCCAAGGGCCACGACGATTCGAGGTGGTCGTGCGCTTAGCGGAGAACCTCGCCCAGGACCCTGCGGCCCTGGGCCGGCTCTTAATACCGACTCAGCATGGCGAACTCGTCCCCCTCTCGCGTGTGGCGGACGTGCGGCTGGATTCTGGTCCGGCGCAAATCAGCCGCGAACACGTGCAACGGCGCATCGTCGTGGAATGCAATATCCGCGGACGCGACCTGGGCGGATTCGTGACCGAGGCGAAGGGGGCGGTGGCCCGAGCCGTCACGCTTCCTCCGGGCTATGAGCTGATGTGGGGCGGGCAGTACCAGCATCTGCAAGAGGCCGCCGAACGGCTGGCCATCGTAGTGCCCCTCACGTTGCTGATGATCCTGAGTCTCCTTTCGATCGTCTTCGGTCGCCTCAGGCCGGCGCTTCTGATTTTTCTGAACGTCCCGCTCGCGCTGTCTGGAGGCCTCTTCGCCCTGTGGCTGCGCGGCCTACCCCTCAGCATTTCCGCCGTCATCGGGTGTCTTGCGCTCTTCGGTATCGCCGTCCTCAACGCGGTCGTGCTCGTGAGCCACATCGGTCAGTTACAGGTAAGCGGCATGTCGGCGGAAGCGGCGGTGATTCAAGGCAGCATGGATCGGCTTCGACCGGTCTTGATGACCGCACTGGTGGCGAGCCTCGGCTTCGTTCCCATGGCTGTGGCGACCGGCTTGGGTGCGGAGGTGCAGCGGCCGCTGGCGACGGTGGTCATCGGCGGCCTCTTCACCTCGACCGTGCTGACGTTACTGGTGCTTCCTGCCCTCTATCGGTTCGTCGCCGGTCCTCCCGACATCGGCAGCTCGCCGGGATGA
- a CDS encoding response regulator has protein sequence MATIMVIDDEASIRSLLREVLEKSGHKVLEAQDGREALTLYHNNKADLLIMDLLMPEVDGLEATLQLTREYLDTKIIAMTGAQGDRDFLDIAKLFGAHRTFSKPFDLKELLKAVEAELAQS, from the coding sequence ATGGCGACCATCATGGTGATCGACGACGAAGCATCCATCCGCAGCCTCTTGCGCGAGGTCCTGGAAAAGTCCGGCCACAAGGTGCTGGAGGCGCAGGACGGGCGGGAGGCCCTGACTCTCTACCACAACAACAAGGCCGACCTGCTCATCATGGACTTGCTGATGCCGGAAGTCGACGGGCTGGAAGCCACCCTCCAACTCACTCGCGAGTACCTCGACACCAAGATCATCGCCATGACGGGCGCGCAGGGGGATCGCGACTTTCTGGACATCGCGAAACTCTTCGGTGCGCACCGCACGTTCTCCAAGCCGTTCGATCTCAAGGAACTGTTGAAGGCCGTGGAGGCGGAACTGGCCCAGTCCTAG
- a CDS encoding VanZ family protein, translating to MESLSPDLQQSRHDSSAPSLPVAPVSVILTSTRIGVLWGAWTLLIVMVGILPLHNFVGHSHWEFVRWIPTPDQLSSPQVLLDLAVDAVANIALFAPFGLFFTLRGLHGPAVSRRLLLLLAFALSLSIEYYQVYCHNRSTSLLDLVDNVLGAYVGMTLGEWYVRRERARPEQRIEAPTANRSDRSPAHAGNGRQNP from the coding sequence GTGGAAAGCCTCTCACCGGATCTGCAACAATCGCGGCATGACTCCTCCGCTCCCAGCCTCCCGGTTGCGCCGGTCTCCGTGATTCTGACCTCCACCCGCATAGGAGTCCTCTGGGGCGCGTGGACCCTCCTCATCGTCATGGTGGGCATCCTGCCGCTACACAACTTCGTCGGGCATTCCCATTGGGAGTTCGTCCGGTGGATCCCGACCCCGGATCAACTGAGTTCGCCGCAGGTCTTGCTGGATCTGGCCGTCGATGCGGTCGCCAACATCGCCCTCTTCGCCCCCTTCGGCCTATTCTTCACGCTCCGAGGGTTGCACGGTCCGGCCGTGTCACGGCGTCTCCTGCTGCTCCTGGCCTTCGCGTTGTCGCTGAGCATCGAGTACTACCAGGTCTATTGCCACAACCGGAGTACGTCCCTGCTCGATCTAGTGGACAATGTGCTGGGAGCGTATGTGGGAATGACGCTGGGAGAATGGTACGTCAGGAGGGAACGCGCGCGGCCCGAGCAGCGCATTGAAGCACCTACTGCCAACCGGTCGGATCGTAGCCCCGCTCACGCAGGCAACGGTCGACAAAACCCGTGA
- a CDS encoding SagB/ThcOx family dehydrogenase, whose protein sequence is MFGDPVEQVIHYHQRTKHHYNRYARSLGFLDWANQPDPFRRFAEAPFVPLPLVVEEPRSPAYEALYQPGAVAVQSVTVRALALLLELSLGLSAWKRAGESEWALRNNPSSGNLHPTEGYLVLPPLDGLDLTPGLYHYAPKEHGLEGRAAFSSELLARLLAPFPQEAFLFGLTSVLWREAWKYGERAFRYCNHDIGHAVGAVRIAAATLGWRVLLVDGHDQNTGARLLGTHRSEDFGEAEPEHPDCLMVVWPERRPECEEIPLSLDEALVKELAVGPWQGKANRLTREHAVHWEAIDRVADASWKTVTEAGSLPLVQRETLSQDAGESHQRVLGGPSAGRIIRQRRSAVSFDGHTSITAAAFFRILQRVMPQADRSPLARPVPWDVLPWQPAVHLMLFVHRVEGLMSGLYVLIRDPAKLSVMQQAMSADLEWTSAPGCPADLPLYWLLQGDARRAAAQVSCQQAIAGDSAFSLGMVTEFEGRLRQGGAWWYPRLFWEAGLVGQVLYLEAEAAGVRGTGIGCFFDDPVHEIVGIKDLTVQSLYHFTIGGPVEDARLQTLPPYHHLARREAT, encoded by the coding sequence CTGTTCGGCGACCCGGTCGAACAGGTGATCCATTACCATCAGCGGACCAAGCACCATTACAATCGGTACGCGCGTTCGCTCGGCTTTCTGGATTGGGCGAACCAACCGGATCCGTTTCGCCGCTTCGCAGAGGCGCCTTTCGTGCCGCTGCCGCTGGTGGTGGAGGAGCCACGGTCCCCAGCCTATGAAGCGTTGTACCAGCCGGGAGCGGTTGCGGTTCAATCGGTGACTGTCAGGGCGCTTGCGCTGTTGCTCGAATTGTCGCTCGGCCTCTCGGCCTGGAAACGGGCGGGGGAGTCCGAGTGGGCGCTCCGCAACAATCCCTCATCCGGCAACCTGCATCCGACAGAAGGGTACCTCGTGCTGCCGCCACTCGATGGGTTGGATCTCACGCCGGGCCTGTACCACTATGCTCCCAAAGAACATGGGCTGGAAGGCCGCGCGGCGTTTTCTTCCGAGCTGCTGGCCCGCCTACTGGCTCCGTTTCCCCAGGAGGCGTTTCTCTTCGGCCTGACCTCCGTGTTGTGGCGGGAGGCCTGGAAGTACGGCGAGCGGGCGTTCCGGTACTGCAACCATGATATCGGTCACGCGGTCGGCGCGGTGCGGATCGCGGCGGCGACGCTTGGCTGGAGGGTGCTGCTGGTGGACGGCCACGACCAGAATACGGGCGCGCGCCTGCTGGGGACCCATCGATCGGAGGACTTTGGGGAGGCAGAACCGGAACATCCCGATTGTCTGATGGTGGTCTGGCCGGAACGACGGCCGGAGTGCGAGGAGATTCCTCTCTCTTTGGACGAGGCATTGGTGAAGGAGTTGGCGGTCGGGCCCTGGCAGGGGAAGGCCAATCGGCTGACCCGCGAGCATGCCGTCCATTGGGAGGCGATCGACCGGGTGGCGGACGCATCGTGGAAGACGGTGACGGAGGCCGGCAGCCTGCCGTTGGTTCAACGTGAGACGCTGTCTCAAGACGCCGGCGAGTCTCACCAGCGAGTGCTGGGCGGGCCCTCAGCCGGTCGAATCATTCGGCAGAGGCGAAGTGCGGTGTCCTTCGACGGTCACACGTCCATCACGGCCGCCGCGTTCTTTCGCATCCTTCAGCGGGTGATGCCGCAGGCTGATCGGTCGCCGTTGGCTCGTCCCGTCCCCTGGGATGTCTTGCCCTGGCAGCCGGCCGTTCACCTCATGTTGTTCGTCCATCGGGTAGAGGGACTGATGTCAGGCCTCTACGTGCTGATTCGAGATCCAGCCAAGTTGTCCGTGATGCAGCAGGCGATGAGTGCGGACCTGGAGTGGACTTCCGCCCCCGGTTGCCCTGCGGACCTTCCGCTCTATTGGTTGCTGCAGGGCGATGCGCGGCGCGCGGCTGCGCAAGTGAGTTGTCAGCAGGCGATCGCCGGCGACAGCGCCTTCTCGCTCGGCATGGTGACGGAGTTCGAGGGCCGCTTGCGACAGGGTGGCGCCTGGTGGTATCCACGGTTGTTTTGGGAAGCAGGCTTGGTGGGGCAGGTGTTGTATCTGGAGGCAGAGGCGGCCGGCGTGCGGGGCACGGGCATCGGCTGTTTCTTCGACGATCCGGTCCACGAAATCGTGGGCATCAAGGACCTGACAGTCCAATCGCTCTACCATTTTACGATCGGCGGGCCGGTGGAGGACGCACGGCTGCAGACCCTGCCGCCCTACCATCATCTTGCGAGACGAGAGGCGACCTGA
- a CDS encoding thioredoxin family protein, giving the protein MATASMMLPLGTPAPPFALPDVVSRRTVSLDSFSDQVVLLVMFICRHCPYVMHVEEELAKIGRDYAAKAVGIVAVSSNDPSAYPDDAPPRLKDMAQRLGFVFPLCFDETQATAKAYRAACTPDFYLFDRERLLVYRGQLDDSRPSNNKPVTGSDLRAALDAALAGTPIDPNQKPSLGCSIKWKPGNAPQYAW; this is encoded by the coding sequence ATGGCGACCGCGTCCATGATGCTTCCGCTGGGAACTCCCGCTCCTCCCTTTGCCTTGCCCGATGTCGTCAGCAGGCGAACGGTCTCTCTCGACTCCTTCAGCGATCAGGTGGTCCTGCTGGTGATGTTTATCTGCCGCCACTGTCCCTATGTCATGCATGTAGAAGAGGAGTTGGCCAAAATCGGTCGGGACTACGCAGCCAAGGCCGTGGGGATCGTCGCCGTGAGCAGCAACGATCCGTCGGCCTATCCCGACGATGCGCCGCCTCGGTTGAAGGATATGGCCCAGCGCTTGGGGTTCGTTTTTCCCCTCTGCTTCGACGAAACGCAAGCGACGGCCAAGGCCTATCGCGCCGCCTGCACGCCGGACTTCTACCTGTTCGATCGTGAGCGGCTATTGGTCTATCGCGGGCAACTCGACGACAGTCGCCCCAGCAACAACAAACCCGTCACCGGCAGCGATCTGCGCGCGGCTCTGGATGCCGCGTTGGCCGGGACTCCCATCGATCCCAACCAGAAGCCTAGCCTGGGCTGCAGCATCAAGTGGAAACCGGGCAACGCGCCGCAATACGCCTGGTAG
- a CDS encoding tetratricopeptide repeat protein, with protein MAENDKHRARIFLHRGDLRQARAAWEAAVADDRLANNQRELSNSLGNLGNTCALAGDFDRAEACYKEVLAIQRVEQNPHAIAHTLVNLGNLHVGADRPDKARPYYLEALDLLKPLNDQRALGILYHNLAMEEARQHRWDEAVRLFTQALDCHRLVGNEEGLAGTYSQLGKTFLDSGRSVEAERCFNNATEHFIRLGNPAGEAAVLRELADLYEQRQDTVAAIRCVERLHHLALGTGRPPAAADRERLARLRAAHS; from the coding sequence ATGGCAGAAAACGACAAACATCGCGCGCGCATTTTTCTCCACCGCGGCGATCTCCGCCAAGCGCGAGCCGCCTGGGAAGCCGCCGTGGCCGATGACCGCCTGGCCAACAACCAACGAGAACTGTCGAACAGCCTGGGGAACCTGGGCAACACCTGCGCGCTTGCCGGCGACTTCGACCGAGCCGAAGCCTGTTACAAGGAGGTATTGGCGATTCAACGCGTGGAGCAAAACCCCCATGCCATCGCGCACACGCTCGTCAACCTCGGCAACCTGCATGTCGGCGCCGACCGTCCCGACAAGGCCAGGCCCTATTACCTGGAGGCGCTTGATCTCCTGAAGCCGCTCAACGATCAACGCGCCCTCGGCATTCTCTATCACAACCTCGCCATGGAAGAAGCGAGACAGCACCGATGGGACGAGGCCGTCCGGCTCTTCACGCAGGCGCTCGACTGCCATCGTCTCGTGGGCAACGAAGAGGGTCTGGCCGGCACTTACAGCCAGTTGGGGAAGACCTTTCTCGACAGCGGCCGGTCGGTGGAGGCGGAACGCTGTTTCAACAACGCGACGGAACATTTCATCAGGTTGGGCAATCCAGCCGGCGAAGCGGCGGTGCTGCGAGAACTGGCCGATCTCTACGAACAACGACAGGACACGGTGGCCGCCATCCGATGTGTGGAACGGCTGCACCATCTGGCCCTCGGCACGGGCCGTCCCCCTGCTGCCGCCGACCGAGAACGGCTCGCCCGTCTACGCGCCGCCCATAGCTGA
- a CDS encoding tetratricopeptide repeat protein has translation MDIGAFRQMVEKNPKGFLGRYGLGNKILQEGGNAEEAVEHLRVAIQLDPTHVASHLALGKALLSLGRTAEAKPVLTAGIDAAVSGRSNGGVDLVPELRHLLQRAG, from the coding sequence ATGGATATCGGCGCATTCCGTCAGATGGTAGAGAAAAACCCCAAAGGCTTTCTGGGCCGCTACGGCCTAGGCAATAAAATCCTACAGGAAGGCGGCAATGCCGAAGAAGCCGTCGAGCACCTGCGAGTCGCCATCCAACTCGACCCCACACATGTCGCCTCGCACCTGGCGCTGGGCAAGGCGCTCTTGTCGCTCGGCAGGACGGCGGAGGCCAAGCCGGTCCTCACCGCCGGGATTGATGCCGCCGTGTCCGGTCGATCGAACGGCGGAGTGGACCTGGTGCCCGAGCTACGCCATCTCCTCCAACGGGCCGGCTGA
- a CDS encoding sigma-70 family RNA polymerase sigma factor — protein MDAAPPQAASTIDPKLLARVAKGDQQAFGQLYDQSSTLLFTLAYRILSDRDEAAELLQEVYLEVWRKIVKYDVGRGSPMAWLVTLTRSRAIDRLRSKASRGHRQITDSLEHPLVSERADHHPTPQEAREAGELRQLVAKAILELPLPQQQAIEMAFYQGLTHTEIAARLNQPLGTVKTRIKLAMTKLRGALQQNLPQGEGL, from the coding sequence ATGGACGCTGCGCCTCCACAGGCTGCTTCAACCATCGATCCGAAACTTCTGGCCCGCGTCGCCAAAGGCGACCAGCAGGCATTCGGCCAACTGTACGACCAGTCGAGTACGCTGCTCTTCACCTTGGCCTATCGCATCCTGAGCGATCGCGACGAGGCGGCGGAACTGCTGCAGGAAGTCTATCTGGAGGTGTGGCGCAAGATCGTCAAATATGACGTCGGCCGGGGAAGCCCTATGGCTTGGTTGGTGACCTTGACGCGCAGCCGCGCTATCGACCGGTTGCGCTCAAAAGCCTCTCGCGGGCACCGGCAGATTACCGACTCGCTGGAGCATCCGCTGGTTTCCGAACGGGCCGATCACCATCCCACGCCTCAGGAAGCACGCGAGGCCGGCGAACTCCGACAGCTCGTCGCCAAAGCGATTCTCGAGTTGCCCTTGCCGCAGCAGCAGGCGATTGAAATGGCCTTTTATCAAGGCCTGACCCATACGGAAATCGCGGCCCGACTGAACCAGCCGCTCGGCACCGTGAAAACCAGGATCAAGCTCGCCATGACGAAACTACGCGGGGCCCTGCAACAGAACCTGCCGCAGGGCGAAGGGTTATGA